A single genomic interval of Cupriavidus necator harbors:
- the flhB gene encoding flagellar biosynthesis protein FlhB: MSEESDLEKTEPASPRRLEKAREEGQVVRSRELATFVMLIAGVTGLWTLGGHLGRSLNQVMQGALRFEPATAFDTSRMLSRFAMMVWDSLLAFLPLLFLFGVAALAAPLLLGGWVFSGKSFAPQFSRLSPLAGLGRMFSAHSLVELLKAVAKSLLVGSVGAWVLWRRLPEAIALMNAPVQEALLHMVDLVMYCCLVVSLSLLVVAAIDVPWQYWEFFKKLRMTKEEVKQEFKESEGDPHIKGRIRQQQRAMARRRMMTEVPKADVVVTNPTHFAVALRYEEGRMGAPRVVAKGTGDIAARIRELAAEHRVPLMSAPPLARALHRHVELGQEIPAGLYTAVAEVLAWVYQLKHWHYSQGPQPQAPADLPVPDELAVPEMRE, translated from the coding sequence ATGTCCGAAGAAAGCGACCTCGAGAAAACCGAACCCGCCTCACCCCGGCGCCTGGAAAAGGCGCGCGAGGAGGGGCAGGTAGTGCGTTCGCGCGAGCTCGCCACGTTCGTCATGCTGATCGCCGGCGTGACCGGCCTGTGGACGCTGGGCGGCCATCTGGGCCGCAGCCTGAACCAGGTGATGCAGGGGGCGCTGCGCTTCGAGCCGGCAACGGCGTTCGATACCTCGCGCATGCTGTCGCGCTTTGCCATGATGGTGTGGGACAGCCTGCTGGCCTTCCTGCCGCTGCTGTTCCTGTTCGGCGTTGCGGCGCTGGCGGCGCCGTTGCTGCTGGGGGGCTGGGTGTTCTCGGGCAAGTCCTTCGCGCCGCAGTTCTCGCGCCTGTCGCCGCTGGCGGGGCTGGGCCGGATGTTCTCCGCGCATTCGCTGGTGGAGCTGCTCAAGGCCGTGGCCAAGTCGCTGCTGGTGGGCAGCGTGGGCGCCTGGGTGCTGTGGCGGCGCCTGCCCGAGGCCATCGCGCTGATGAATGCGCCGGTGCAGGAAGCGCTGCTGCACATGGTCGACCTGGTCATGTATTGCTGCCTGGTGGTGTCGCTGTCGCTGCTGGTGGTGGCGGCCATCGACGTGCCGTGGCAGTACTGGGAGTTCTTCAAGAAGCTGCGCATGACCAAGGAAGAGGTCAAGCAGGAATTCAAGGAAAGCGAGGGCGACCCGCATATCAAGGGCCGCATCCGCCAGCAGCAGCGCGCCATGGCGCGCCGCCGCATGATGACCGAGGTGCCCAAGGCCGACGTGGTGGTGACCAACCCCACCCACTTTGCCGTGGCGCTGCGCTATGAGGAGGGGCGCATGGGCGCGCCGCGCGTGGTGGCCAAGGGCACCGGCGATATTGCCGCCCGCATCCGCGAGCTGGCTGCAGAGCACCGCGTGCCGCTGATGTCGGCCCCGCCGCTGGCGCGTGCGCTGCACCGCCACGTGGAGCTGGGCCAGGAAATCCCCGCCGGACTGTATACCGCCGTGGCCGAAGTGCTGGCCTGGGTCTATCAACTGAAGCACTGGCATTACTCGCAGGGCCCGCAGCCGCAGGCACCCGCGGACCTGCCGGTGCCCGATGAACTCGCCGTACCGGAAATGCGCGAATGA
- the flhA gene encoding flagellar biosynthesis protein FlhA produces the protein MNALSNLFNLPGLRSAGQLKAMTGPLLIIMILGMMILPLPAFVLDLLFTFNIALAIMVLLVSMYTQKPLDFAAFPAVLLFTTLLRLSLNVASTRVVLLEGHTGPDAAGKVVEAFGHFLVGGNFAVGIVVFAILVVINFMVITKGAGRIAEVGARFMLDSMPGKQMSIDADLNAGLIDEAAAKKRRAEVAQESDFYGAMDGASKFVRGDAVAGLLIMFINVAAGMVVGMVQHDLDFGTAVHNYTLLTIGDGLVAQIPALVISTAAGVIVSRVSNEQDVGEQLTGQLFANPRVLYLTAGIIGLMGIIPGMPHFAFLLLAGALVWMGRYMSRRAATQEQVKQREERTPAVAQESTEASWDDVTLVDPLGMEVGYRLITLVDRAQDGELLGRIKSIRKKVAQEIGFLVPVVHIRDNLELKPNAYRITLKGVEIGRGEAMPGQWMAINPGQVSGTLPGAATRDPAFGLPAVWIDAGIKEQAQSYGYTVVDASTVVATHLNHLIHMHAAELLGRQEVQALLDRIAKDSPKLTEDLVPKAISLTALQKILQNLLDEGVPIRDMRTILDVVAEHAPKISDPNELTAMVRVALGRAITQQLFPNNADLQVIGLDAGLERVLSQALTNGGGIEPGLADALLQQTQGAVTRQEQLGMDPVLLVPSQLRPLMARFLRRTMPQLRVLSHAEVPDNRNIRITAMIGA, from the coding sequence ATGAACGCTCTGAGCAACCTGTTCAACCTGCCCGGCCTGCGCTCCGCCGGCCAGCTCAAGGCCATGACCGGGCCGCTGCTGATCATCATGATCCTGGGGATGATGATCCTGCCGCTGCCGGCCTTCGTGCTGGACCTGCTGTTCACCTTCAATATCGCGCTGGCGATCATGGTGCTGCTGGTCAGCATGTACACGCAGAAGCCGCTGGACTTTGCCGCCTTCCCGGCGGTGCTGCTGTTCACCACGCTGCTGCGCCTGTCGCTGAACGTGGCCTCCACGCGCGTGGTGCTGCTCGAAGGCCATACCGGCCCGGACGCCGCGGGCAAGGTGGTGGAGGCCTTCGGCCACTTCCTGGTAGGGGGCAACTTCGCGGTCGGCATCGTGGTGTTCGCGATCCTGGTGGTGATCAACTTCATGGTGATCACCAAGGGTGCGGGGCGTATCGCCGAAGTCGGCGCGCGCTTCATGCTGGATTCGATGCCCGGCAAGCAGATGTCGATCGATGCCGACCTGAACGCCGGCCTGATCGACGAGGCCGCCGCCAAGAAGCGCCGCGCCGAAGTGGCGCAGGAATCCGACTTCTACGGCGCGATGGACGGCGCCAGCAAGTTCGTGCGCGGCGATGCCGTGGCGGGCCTGCTGATCATGTTCATCAACGTTGCCGCCGGCATGGTGGTGGGCATGGTGCAGCACGACCTGGACTTCGGCACCGCCGTGCACAACTACACGCTGCTGACCATCGGCGACGGCCTGGTGGCGCAGATCCCGGCGCTGGTGATCTCCACCGCCGCCGGCGTGATCGTGTCGCGCGTGTCGAACGAGCAGGACGTGGGCGAGCAGCTCACCGGCCAGCTCTTTGCCAACCCGCGCGTGCTGTACCTGACCGCGGGCATCATCGGCCTGATGGGCATCATCCCGGGCATGCCGCATTTTGCCTTCCTGCTGCTGGCGGGCGCGCTGGTGTGGATGGGCCGTTATATGTCGCGCCGCGCCGCCACGCAGGAGCAGGTCAAGCAGCGCGAGGAGCGCACCCCGGCGGTGGCGCAGGAATCCACTGAAGCGAGCTGGGACGACGTCACGCTGGTCGACCCGCTCGGCATGGAAGTGGGCTACCGCCTGATCACGCTGGTGGACCGCGCGCAGGACGGCGAGCTGCTGGGCCGCATCAAGAGCATCCGCAAGAAGGTGGCGCAGGAGATCGGTTTCCTGGTGCCGGTGGTGCATATCCGCGACAACCTGGAGCTCAAGCCCAACGCCTACCGCATCACGCTCAAGGGCGTGGAGATCGGCCGCGGCGAAGCCATGCCGGGCCAGTGGATGGCGATCAACCCCGGGCAGGTCAGCGGCACGCTGCCTGGCGCGGCCACGCGCGATCCTGCCTTCGGCCTGCCGGCGGTATGGATCGACGCGGGCATCAAGGAGCAGGCGCAGTCCTACGGCTATACCGTGGTCGATGCCAGCACCGTGGTGGCCACGCACCTGAACCACCTGATCCACATGCACGCCGCCGAGCTGCTAGGCCGCCAGGAAGTGCAGGCGCTGCTGGACCGCATCGCCAAGGACTCGCCCAAGCTGACCGAAGACCTGGTGCCGAAGGCCATTTCGCTGACCGCGCTGCAGAAGATCCTGCAGAACCTGCTGGACGAAGGCGTTCCCATCCGCGACATGCGCACCATCCTGGATGTGGTGGCCGAGCATGCGCCCAAGATCAGCGACCCGAACGAGCTGACCGCGATGGTGCGCGTGGCGCTGGGCCGCGCGATCACGCAGCAGCTGTTCCCGAACAACGCCGACCTGCAGGTGATCGGCCTCGATGCCGGCCTGGAGCGCGTGCTGTCGCAGGCGCTGACCAATGGCGGCGGGATCGAGCCGGGCCTGGCCGATGCGTTGCTGCAGCAGACCCAGGGCGCGGTCACGCGCCAGGAGCAGCTGGGCATGGACCCGGTGCTGCTGGTGCCGTCGCAGCTGCGCCCGCTGATGGCGCGCTTCCTGCGGCGCACCATGCCGCAGCTGAGGGTGCTGTCGCATGCCGAGGTGCCGGACAACCGCAATATCCGCATCACCGCCATGATCGGCGCGTGA
- the flhF gene encoding flagellar biosynthesis protein FlhF: protein MSVAKFVAANGREAMRQVREAMGPDAVVLSNRTVEGGVEIVAMRDADLGSVQATAQVYVPPAPVAEPTAIGDLRGELQSMRAMLERQLAGISPAQSAVPSAAAHGVAASDPLRESLFEWMVGAGFSGQLARTLLARLPLGYDRPAAMGWIRTELASKLPVLGDEDSLFAQGGVLALVGPTGVGKTTTTAKLAARFVLRHGADKLALLTTDSFRIGAHEQLRIYGDILGVPVHAVKDAADLRFALAAMKDKHLVIIDTVGMSQRDRSLSEQIAMLAGVPAPVQRVLLLNGASHGDTLNEVVHAYRHDAAPDGGGIDGCIISKLDEATHLGSVLDVVIRHRLPVFYASTGQRVPEHLELANSTALVERAFLTPRRGSVFADADAARRRSAGTDDEAPARGGADEVLRSLTDSADALSQCVAELNGAGLGLDLARSLWQQRSAGAPALRAMSQQVREAVCRDVTRQCEQYVLASAATLQVAVPGRRTPQPMQHTLWLADRDGMPLAATVTPTGRAGQPLGEAESDAASLRAAMSAARKVVNLIDAVPTAATLARWQQAGERWVASARKTARVVSAGAAWKLDALADTLTFHAVGEDTVREREAVRWLASAEVRVPDSPVRGKGTPEGGIDACLVVARLADRATGELLDTRYLLCDPALAQDAAQVARWALWTDAADARLRTLRHAIDHFAQDAESGHAAGAALAALQLGLAVLRLEHAPTAAAPAFLARLAGRTVRQGVPVPGTVLNEGMGRMLALLDVLENYPGRGTAVPAEAMEVLQ, encoded by the coding sequence ATGAGCGTAGCCAAGTTTGTCGCGGCCAACGGCCGCGAAGCCATGCGCCAGGTGCGCGAAGCCATGGGCCCGGACGCCGTGGTGCTGTCCAACCGCACCGTCGAGGGCGGCGTGGAGATCGTCGCCATGCGCGATGCGGATCTGGGCAGCGTGCAGGCCACGGCGCAGGTCTACGTGCCGCCCGCGCCGGTGGCCGAGCCCACCGCCATCGGCGACCTGCGCGGTGAGCTGCAATCGATGCGCGCAATGCTGGAGCGCCAGCTGGCCGGGATCAGCCCTGCCCAAAGCGCGGTTCCAAGCGCGGCAGCGCACGGCGTGGCCGCCAGCGACCCGCTGCGCGAATCCCTGTTTGAATGGATGGTCGGCGCCGGCTTCTCCGGGCAGCTGGCGCGCACGCTGCTGGCGCGGCTGCCGCTGGGCTACGACCGCCCCGCGGCCATGGGCTGGATCCGCACCGAACTGGCCAGCAAGCTGCCGGTGCTGGGCGATGAGGACAGCCTGTTCGCGCAAGGCGGCGTGCTGGCGCTGGTTGGCCCCACCGGCGTAGGCAAGACCACCACCACGGCCAAGCTGGCGGCGCGCTTCGTGCTGCGCCACGGCGCCGACAAGCTGGCGCTGCTGACCACCGACAGCTTCCGTATCGGCGCGCACGAACAGCTGCGCATCTACGGCGACATCCTGGGCGTGCCGGTGCATGCGGTAAAGGATGCCGCCGACCTGCGCTTCGCGCTGGCGGCGATGAAGGACAAGCACCTGGTGATCATCGACACCGTCGGCATGAGCCAGCGCGACCGCAGCCTGTCGGAACAGATCGCGATGCTGGCCGGCGTGCCGGCGCCGGTGCAGCGCGTGCTGCTGCTCAACGGCGCCAGCCACGGCGATACCCTCAATGAAGTGGTGCATGCCTACCGTCATGACGCCGCGCCGGATGGGGGCGGCATCGACGGCTGCATCATCAGCAAGCTGGATGAGGCCACCCACCTGGGCTCGGTGCTGGACGTGGTGATCCGCCACCGCCTGCCGGTGTTCTACGCCTCCACCGGCCAGCGCGTGCCCGAGCACCTTGAGCTGGCCAACAGCACCGCGCTGGTGGAGCGCGCCTTCCTGACGCCGCGCCGCGGTTCGGTATTTGCCGATGCGGACGCCGCACGCCGGCGCAGCGCCGGCACCGATGACGAGGCCCCCGCGCGTGGCGGTGCCGACGAGGTGCTGCGCTCGCTGACCGACAGCGCCGACGCGCTGAGCCAGTGCGTGGCGGAACTCAATGGCGCGGGCCTGGGTCTGGACCTGGCGCGCTCGCTGTGGCAACAGCGCAGCGCCGGCGCCCCGGCCCTGCGCGCGATGTCGCAGCAGGTGCGCGAAGCGGTCTGCCGCGACGTGACCCGCCAGTGCGAGCAGTACGTGCTGGCCAGCGCCGCCACGCTGCAAGTGGCCGTGCCCGGCCGCCGCACGCCGCAGCCGATGCAGCACACGCTGTGGCTCGCCGACCGCGACGGCATGCCGCTGGCCGCCACCGTGACCCCGACCGGCCGTGCCGGCCAGCCGTTGGGCGAGGCCGAGTCCGATGCCGCCAGCCTGCGCGCCGCCATGAGCGCCGCGCGCAAGGTGGTCAACCTGATCGATGCCGTACCGACCGCCGCCACGCTGGCACGCTGGCAGCAGGCCGGCGAGCGCTGGGTGGCCAGCGCGCGCAAGACCGCGCGCGTGGTCAGCGCCGGCGCCGCCTGGAAGCTCGATGCGCTGGCCGACACGCTGACCTTCCACGCCGTGGGCGAGGACACCGTGCGCGAGCGTGAAGCCGTGCGCTGGCTGGCCAGCGCCGAAGTGCGCGTGCCGGACAGCCCGGTGCGCGGCAAGGGCACGCCCGAAGGCGGCATCGATGCCTGCCTGGTGGTGGCCCGCCTGGCCGACCGCGCCACCGGCGAACTGCTGGATACCCGTTACCTGCTGTGCGACCCGGCGCTGGCGCAAGATGCCGCGCAGGTGGCGCGCTGGGCCTTGTGGACCGACGCAGCCGATGCGCGCCTGCGCACGCTGCGCCACGCCATCGACCACTTCGCCCAGGACGCCGAAAGCGGCCACGCCGCCGGCGCCGCGCTGGCCGCACTGCAGTTGGGCCTGGCGGTGCTGCGCCTGGAACACGCGCCGACCGCGGCCGCGCCCGCCTTCCTCGCGCGCCTGGCTGGCCGCACGGTGCGCCAGGGCGTGCCGGTGCCGGGCACGGTGCTCAATGAAGGCATGGGCCGCATGCTGGCATTGCTCGACGTGCTGGAAAACTATCCGGGCCGCGGCACCGCCGTGCCCGCTGAAGCGATGGAGGTGTTGCAGTGA
- a CDS encoding MinD/ParA family protein — MDQAESLRRMLAPRTTRRIAVVASERGAGATTVALGLSHALAMQGERVLLVDEDAAAACATRLSGARPAGTLADVSAGRLSLEAAAGTGPGGVLSVLPAGRPVPGCALPAAAASGFRSVLVDAGVDADGALSPLAGGAHNVLIVMRPELASITAAYACIKRLHHLYAWRQFHLIVNMAASEATVQAILRNLARTASQYLGVEALCAGWLPSDPLVARGVQLGRCVVEAFPAAPATTALRRTAGSIGAWPLRADTSTPAPAPAMA, encoded by the coding sequence ATGGACCAGGCCGAGAGCCTGCGCCGGATGCTGGCGCCGCGCACGACGCGCCGTATCGCCGTGGTCGCCAGCGAACGCGGTGCCGGCGCCACCACCGTGGCGCTGGGCTTGTCGCACGCGCTGGCCATGCAGGGCGAACGCGTGCTGCTGGTCGACGAAGACGCCGCCGCGGCGTGCGCCACGCGGCTGTCCGGCGCCAGGCCCGCCGGCACCCTGGCCGATGTCAGCGCAGGCCGCCTGTCGCTGGAAGCTGCTGCAGGCACCGGTCCCGGTGGCGTGCTGTCGGTGCTGCCGGCTGGCCGGCCTGTGCCGGGCTGCGCCTTGCCGGCTGCTGCCGCGAGCGGCTTTCGCAGCGTGCTGGTGGATGCCGGCGTCGATGCCGACGGCGCGCTGTCGCCGCTCGCGGGCGGCGCGCACAACGTGCTGATCGTGATGCGGCCTGAACTGGCGTCGATCACCGCCGCCTACGCGTGTATCAAGCGCCTGCACCACCTGTATGCCTGGCGCCAGTTCCACCTGATCGTCAACATGGCGGCGAGCGAGGCTACGGTGCAGGCGATCCTGCGCAACCTCGCGCGCACGGCCAGCCAGTACCTGGGCGTTGAGGCGTTGTGCGCGGGCTGGCTGCCATCCGACCCGCTGGTGGCGCGCGGCGTGCAACTGGGGCGCTGCGTGGTCGAGGCGTTTCCGGCGGCGCCGGCCACCACCGCGCTGCGCCGCACCGCCGGCAGCATCGGTGCCTGGCCGCTGCGCGCGGACACGTCCACCCCTGCTCCCGCACCCGCCATGGCCTGA
- a CDS encoding RNA polymerase sigma factor FliA, producing the protein MYTIQGKLEQADVVKAHAQLVRRIALQLAARLPASVQIDDLIQAGMIGLLDAAKRYEDTHGARFETYASQRIRGAMLDEVRANDWQSRSLRQFTRRIERTQRGLEQKLGRAPLDSEVAEAMEMALDEYQLLLNEVYGCQLLHYEDFERSGEEDFLDRHLGGSDDGNPLTVLMESGMREALIRAIDRLPEREKLVLSLCYDQELNLREIGAVLDVTESRVCQIRGQAITRLRNQLRGLL; encoded by the coding sequence ATGTACACGATCCAGGGAAAGCTCGAACAGGCCGATGTGGTCAAGGCGCATGCACAGCTGGTGCGCCGCATCGCCCTGCAACTGGCCGCCAGGCTGCCTGCCAGCGTGCAGATCGACGACCTGATCCAGGCCGGCATGATCGGCCTGCTGGATGCCGCCAAGCGTTATGAAGACACCCACGGCGCGCGCTTCGAGACCTACGCCAGCCAGCGCATCCGCGGCGCCATGCTTGACGAGGTGCGCGCCAACGACTGGCAGTCGCGCAGCCTGCGCCAGTTCACCCGGCGCATCGAGCGCACGCAGCGCGGGCTGGAGCAGAAGCTCGGGCGCGCGCCGCTCGACTCCGAAGTGGCCGAGGCCATGGAGATGGCGCTGGACGAATACCAGCTGCTGCTCAATGAGGTCTATGGCTGCCAGCTGCTGCACTACGAGGATTTCGAGCGCTCCGGCGAAGAAGACTTCCTGGACCGGCACCTTGGCGGCAGCGATGACGGCAACCCGCTGACCGTGCTGATGGAAAGCGGCATGCGCGAGGCGCTGATCCGCGCCATCGACCGGCTGCCGGAGCGCGAGAAGCTGGTGCTGTCGCTGTGCTATGACCAGGAGCTGAACCTGCGCGAGATCGGCGCGGTGCTCGATGTGACCGAGTCGCGCGTGTGCCAGATCCGCGGCCAGGCGATCACGCGGCTGCGCAACCAGCTGCGCGGCTTGCTGTGA
- a CDS encoding flagellar protein FlhE: protein MQALGRAARGACWLLAAASACAWAAIEGGTRHAWTGSVNGPALHGRGQRAVSPPILPTGVLPQSEGVITSVRWRYSFAKTPPLELQAYLCNAQRCVLLPQAEGKTDAFFGDDATKGFVFAFRVPGQGSLVPVLQGRSNEVVVGFR, encoded by the coding sequence ATGCAGGCGCTGGGCCGCGCCGCGCGCGGCGCTTGCTGGCTGCTGGCTGCCGCATCGGCCTGCGCCTGGGCCGCCATCGAGGGCGGCACCCGCCACGCCTGGACCGGATCGGTCAACGGGCCGGCACTCCACGGCCGCGGACAGCGCGCGGTGTCGCCGCCGATCCTGCCCACCGGCGTCTTGCCGCAGTCAGAAGGGGTCATCACGTCGGTGCGCTGGCGCTACAGCTTCGCCAAGACCCCACCGCTGGAACTGCAAGCCTATCTCTGCAATGCCCAGCGCTGCGTGCTGCTGCCGCAGGCGGAAGGCAAGACCGATGCGTTCTTCGGGGATGATGCCACCAAGGGCTTTGTGTTTGCGTTCCGGGTGCCGGGGCAGGGCAGCCTGGTGCCGGTGCTGCAGGGGCGCAGCAATGAGGTGGTGGTGGGGTTTAGGTAG
- a CDS encoding flagellar protein FlgN yields MNQSLIQSLQRETEGIQAFGQLLAEERDALKRGDFQSLSGLLTRKVELGQALSRQLKAREAQMGALGLRAGPEGQLLGRQVDPAVADAWRQLIFAARTARDGNALNGAVVNAHLDFTREAIQALRQHSGGDAGLYGKDGKAAAGAGGVSLAAG; encoded by the coding sequence ATGAACCAGAGCCTGATCCAGTCCCTGCAGCGCGAAACCGAAGGCATCCAGGCCTTCGGCCAACTCCTCGCCGAAGAGCGCGACGCCCTCAAGCGGGGCGACTTCCAGTCCCTGAGCGGACTGCTGACGCGCAAGGTTGAACTGGGCCAGGCCCTGTCCCGCCAGCTCAAGGCCCGCGAAGCCCAGATGGGCGCGCTTGGCCTGCGCGCCGGCCCCGAAGGCCAGCTGCTCGGCCGCCAGGTCGACCCGGCCGTGGCCGACGCCTGGCGCCAGCTGATCTTCGCCGCGCGCACCGCGCGCGACGGCAACGCCCTGAACGGCGCCGTCGTCAATGCCCACCTCGATTTCACCCGCGAAGCCATTCAGGCGCTGCGCCAGCATAGTGGCGGGGATGCGGGGTTGTATGGGAAGGATGGGAAGGCGGCGGCCGGGGCTGGTGGGGTGAGTCTGGCGGCGGGTTGA
- the flgM gene encoding flagellar biosynthesis anti-sigma factor FlgM: protein MKINHTASSRPADAPADAAAARPQAAPASAAAPSAGLSVSPLAAQVRDISARLTQPTDDDIDTAKVEEIRQAIAEGRIRIDPGKIADGLLATLRELGQAEPR, encoded by the coding sequence GTGAAGATCAACCACACCGCCTCGTCCCGGCCCGCCGACGCCCCCGCGGACGCTGCCGCCGCCCGGCCCCAGGCCGCGCCGGCCAGCGCCGCGGCGCCGTCCGCCGGCCTGAGCGTCAGCCCGCTGGCCGCCCAGGTGCGCGACATCAGCGCCCGCCTGACGCAGCCCACGGACGACGATATCGACACCGCCAAGGTCGAAGAGATCCGCCAGGCCATCGCCGAGGGCCGGATCAGGATCGACCCGGGCAAGATTGCCGACGGCCTGCTCGCGACCCTGCGCGAGCTTGGCCAGGCCGAACCCCGCTAG
- the flgA gene encoding flagellar basal body P-ring formation chaperone FlgA, with product MKQNRRNARSLAQALLAACLLGPAAAGAAPAQVMPVAMQAAAAHGQQQAAYAANPAASPFAEDPARVAVERFLLQQTAGLPGKVSVQVAPPSGGRAPDCLAPDPFLPAGTSPWGRVSVGVRCGGERPWVRYMQARVSVLTDYYVAARALGPGEPVGQADIEVRQGDLGTLPRAVITDPAQLAGAVTANRIAAGSPIRSDLLRKAIAVRQGQTVTVAVEGDAFQITSEGKVLADAATGNTVQVRLRSGQVVNGLVRSGDTVVLQ from the coding sequence ATGAAACAGAATCGCCGCAACGCCCGCAGCCTGGCGCAAGCCCTGCTGGCGGCCTGCCTGCTTGGGCCCGCCGCCGCCGGTGCCGCGCCGGCGCAGGTCATGCCCGTCGCCATGCAGGCGGCGGCCGCGCACGGCCAGCAGCAGGCTGCCTATGCTGCCAACCCCGCTGCCAGCCCCTTTGCCGAAGACCCCGCGCGCGTTGCCGTGGAACGCTTCCTGCTGCAGCAGACCGCCGGCCTGCCGGGCAAGGTCAGCGTGCAGGTGGCGCCGCCTTCGGGTGGGCGCGCGCCGGATTGCCTTGCGCCCGACCCGTTCCTGCCCGCCGGCACGTCGCCTTGGGGCCGCGTCTCCGTCGGCGTGCGCTGCGGCGGCGAGCGGCCGTGGGTGCGCTACATGCAGGCGCGCGTGTCGGTGCTGACCGATTACTACGTCGCCGCGCGCGCGCTGGGCCCGGGCGAGCCGGTCGGCCAGGCCGATATCGAAGTCCGCCAGGGCGACCTGGGCACGCTGCCGCGCGCGGTGATCACCGACCCGGCGCAGCTTGCCGGCGCGGTCACCGCCAACCGTATTGCCGCCGGCTCGCCGATACGGTCTGACCTGCTGCGCAAGGCCATCGCCGTGCGCCAGGGCCAGACCGTCACCGTGGCCGTGGAAGGCGATGCCTTCCAGATCACCAGCGAAGGCAAGGTGCTGGCCGATGCCGCCACTGGCAACACCGTGCAGGTGCGCCTGCGCAGCGGCCAGGTGGTCAACGGGCTGGTGCGCAGCGGCGACACCGTGGTGCTGCAGTAG
- the flgB gene encoding flagellar basal body rod protein FlgB, producing MIDRLDAALRFQQEALSLRNQRQSVIASNIAHADTPGYKARDFDFSSTLAQSVERGHRNEGMSLSTTSVRHLPAQAPGREEFDLAYRIPLQSSVDGNTVEMDAERVAFADNAVHFESGLTVMNSKIKTMLAAIQQ from the coding sequence ATGATTGACAGACTCGACGCGGCACTACGTTTCCAGCAGGAAGCGCTGAGCCTGCGCAACCAGCGGCAGTCGGTGATTGCCTCCAACATCGCGCACGCGGACACGCCCGGCTACAAGGCGCGCGATTTTGATTTCTCCAGCACGCTGGCCCAAAGCGTCGAACGCGGCCATCGCAATGAGGGCATGTCGCTGTCCACCACCTCGGTGCGCCATCTGCCCGCGCAGGCCCCGGGGCGCGAGGAATTCGACCTGGCTTACCGCATCCCGCTGCAGTCCAGCGTCGACGGCAACACCGTGGAAATGGATGCCGAGCGCGTGGCCTTCGCCGACAACGCCGTGCACTTCGAGTCCGGCCTGACGGTGATGAATTCAAAGATCAAGACCATGCTGGCCGCCATCCAGCAATAG
- the flgC gene encoding flagellar basal body rod protein FlgC, whose translation MPAMNIFDVAGSAMAAQSQRMNVTASNLANADSVVSPDGQAYRAKQVVFGMAPTPGQTDIGGVQVRGVSEDPSPPRMVHNPTHPMANAQGYVVMPNVNPVEEMVNMISASRSYQANVEVLNTAKNMMLKTLTIGQ comes from the coding sequence ATGCCGGCAATGAACATCTTCGACGTCGCGGGCTCGGCCATGGCCGCGCAGTCGCAGCGCATGAACGTGACCGCTTCCAACCTGGCCAACGCCGACAGCGTGGTCAGCCCCGACGGCCAGGCCTATCGCGCCAAGCAGGTCGTGTTCGGCATGGCGCCCACGCCGGGGCAGACGGACATCGGCGGCGTGCAGGTGCGAGGCGTGTCGGAAGACCCGTCGCCGCCGCGCATGGTGCACAACCCCACGCACCCCATGGCCAATGCCCAGGGCTACGTGGTGATGCCCAACGTCAACCCGGTGGAGGAGATGGTCAACATGATCTCGGCCTCGCGCTCCTACCAGGCCAACGTGGAAGTGCTCAATACCGCCAAGAACATGATGCTCAAGACGCTGACGATCGGCCAGTGA
- the flgD gene encoding flagellar hook assembly protein FlgD — MTTTSAVGSNTQGINDALKSGSASASELQNNFLTMLVTQMNNQDPLNPMDNAQLTSQLAQISTVSGMQTMNATLSQLLSQVSASRAMDSAALIGHTVMVPGKQVSVAGGVPGKFGLDLPSTADAVTVDVLDKDGNVVRTIDMKGQTAGVHNVAWDGKNNAGAAVADGDYTFKVTATANGTSVQPVALVYGKVQSISGDASGVLVDLGDGQTANVDDVRRIL, encoded by the coding sequence ATGACAACCACCTCCGCGGTAGGCAGCAACACCCAGGGCATCAACGACGCCCTCAAGAGCGGCAGCGCCAGCGCGTCCGAGCTGCAGAACAACTTCCTGACCATGCTCGTCACGCAGATGAACAACCAGGACCCGCTTAACCCGATGGACAACGCGCAGCTGACCTCGCAGCTGGCGCAGATCAGCACGGTCAGCGGCATGCAGACCATGAACGCGACGCTGTCGCAGTTGCTGTCGCAGGTCAGCGCCAGCCGCGCCATGGACTCCGCGGCGCTGATCGGCCATACCGTGATGGTGCCGGGCAAGCAGGTGTCGGTGGCAGGCGGCGTGCCGGGCAAGTTTGGCCTGGACCTGCCGTCGACCGCGGATGCGGTCACCGTCGACGTGCTCGACAAGGACGGCAACGTGGTGCGCACCATCGACATGAAGGGGCAGACCGCGGGCGTGCACAACGTCGCATGGGACGGCAAGAACAACGCCGGCGCGGCCGTGGCCGACGGCGACTACACCTTCAAGGTGACCGCCACCGCCAACGGCACCTCGGTGCAGCCGGTGGCGCTGGTCTACGGCAAGGTCCAGAGCATCAGCGGCGACGCCAGCGGCGTGCTGGTGGACCTGGGCGACGGACAGACCGCGAACGTCGACGACGTACGCCGCATTCTCTGA